One Drosophila kikkawai strain 14028-0561.14 chromosome 3L, DkikHiC1v2, whole genome shotgun sequence genomic window carries:
- the LOC138928354 gene encoding uncharacterized protein, producing MEDEPMSPTPPPRSPTSEVGSAVPQSLSNDQLRALLEAQNKNFMDLLKSMQTNKMATQPNNKVTLPKFCPDNANADAAAWCKTVDIIMAENMLEGSALVMALSNSLEGGASQWLSHICYTGIKWPEFRELFLQQYEGVETPAASLLNMFSSGPKLNECVSVYASRQVTSLQSKWKNMSNEEIAVSVVLAHTAQIDKRLQHLLFTTNIKTRTELEQQLRAYSFGKRSDGNTPDHTGGPERKKQRSSWQGKCHYCGKSGHKVADCRIKNSGSGSDSKSNLTRSSTIPKRDMSVVTCFKCGQPGHIASKCTVTSSSTKGNTYEKRVDACTVVDPKGTLYQHEDQDCQHRVEHC from the exons ATGGAAGATGAACCGATGtctccaacaccaccacctaggtctccgacatcagaagtgggatcggCCGTGCCACAAAGCCTGTCGAACGACCAATTGCGTGCCTTATTGgaagcgcaaaacaaaaatttcatgGACTTACTCAAATCCATGCAAACCAACAAAATGGCGACGCAACCCAACAACAAAGTGACGCTACCAAAGTTTTGCCCTGACAACGCGAATGCAGACGCGGCTGCTTGGTGCAAAACCGTTGATATCATCATGGCGGAGAACATGCTTGAGGGAAGCGCTCTCGTTATGGCGCTGAGCAACTCGTTGGAAGGAGGAGCATCCCAATGGCTGTCTCATATCTGCTACACTGGAATAAAGTGGCCAGAGTTCCGTGAATTGTTTCTTCAGCAATATGAAGGTGTAGAGACCCCAGCCGCGTCCTTATTGAACATGTTTAGCAGTGGACCAAAGCTAAACGAATGTGTCTCTGTGTATGCCAGTAGACAAGTAACATCGCTGCAATCGAAATGGAAGAACATGAGCAACGAAGAAATTGCGGTATCTGTCGTGCTGGCACACACCGCGCAAATAGACAAACGACTGCAGCATTTATTATTCACCACGAATATTAAAACTCGCACTGAACTGGAGCAACAATTGCGCGCCTATTCTTTTGGAAAGCGCAGTGATGGCAACACACCAGACCACACTGGTGGCCCAGAGCGGAAGAAGCAGCGATCGTCGTGGCAAGGGAAGTGCCACTATTGTGGCAAATCTGGCCATAAGGTGGCGGACTGCCGCATCAAAAATTCTGGAAGCGGAAGTGACTCAAAAAGTAACCTGACTCGCAGCAGCACCATACCGAAGAGGGACATGTCGGTTGTAACCTGCTTCAAGTGTGGCCAGCCGGGCCATATTGCAAGCAAATGTACAGTCACATCATCGTCAACCAAGGGCAACACATACGAGAAGCGAGTGGATGCGTGCACCGTAGTCGATCCGAAGGGGACCCTATACCAGCACG AGGATCAGGACTGTCAACACCGTGTCGAGCATTGCTGA